Sequence from the Candidatus Amarolinea dominans genome:
CGGCTGCGCCAGATTTTGGGCCTGACTCAGTGGCGGTCACCGCTGCCCCTGACGCCGAACGGGGCAGCGTTCGGCGTCAGTCCACCAACGGCGCTTTGGTCGAGCCAGTGTTGCCTGGTGGCGGTGACCGGAGTGAGGCAGGGGTCGTTGCAGTGCTGCGTCCTGTGGACGCAGTCATTCAGGAGAAGGTTCCAATCAGTTCGGCCGCGACTTGACGCGGCGCACCCAACGATTGGTGATGAAGAGCAGGACGAAGCCGCCCAAGAAGCCGGCGCCGATCTGCTCGTTGAGACCAGCGCCCACCAGCCAGGCCAGCGCGCTGCCAATCACCATGCCTACCAGGTAGATGATAATCCAAAAGAGGGAGTTGTAGATGCGTCGGCCGGCCGACATTGGGGTTGGTTGTGGTGCTTTGGTCACGATGAGTTCCTTTTTTGTCCCTGATGCTTTTGCGACAAGCCTGGGGCTGTGATATAATCTGCCCGCTTGGGGAGAGGTCGCATAGTTCGGTTGAGTGCGCGCGTCTCGAAAACGCGTAGGGCTTATCACCCTCGAGGGTTCGAATCCCTCCCTCTCCGCCATTCCTGGGGCGGCGCATGGTTGTCACCGTGCGCCGCCCCCTCTTGGCCGACAATTTTATTTGGCCAAACCTGCTGCGCCTGCTATAATCGGATGTGCGACCCATAGATCGCTTGGAGAGGTCGCATAGCTTGGCTTAGTGCGCGCGCCTGGAAAGCGCGTAGGGCCTTATTGGTCCTCGAGGGTTCAAATCCCTCCCTCTCCGCCTATCGAACAGCCTGCACCCAAAACACGGGGCGCAGGCTGTTCTGCATTCAGGTTCAGCAATGATAATCCCAGTTGGCGTTCACGCGCATGATGTCAATCATGTCAATGACGCCGCTGCCATCGAGATCGAAGCGGCCGTCCCAACCGGGATCACTGCTGGTCTGTAGCCAGCGCTCGCTGATGGCGATGATGTCCGCAAGGTCAATCACCCCGTTGCCGTTGAAATCGCCACAGCCAGGGCACAGCGGCGCTGTGTACGCGCTCCAGATGGCATTTTGCTGGGCGGCGTGAGCTGGGGTGAAGGTGCGCACCCGGAAGCAGTAGGCCGCGCCGGGGGTGAGGTCCGTCACCGTGAGGGCGCCGATCGTCTTGTCGCTCGTGGTGGCGGTCATGGGGTAGGCGCCGCTGATGAGCAAGCCATAGCTGACCTCGTAGAATCCGCCGTCGCCCTGATAGAGGATCGGCGTCCAGGTCATGATGGCGCTGGTGCTCAGCGGTTGCGTCAACTGGACATTGGTGGGAGAGACGGTCTGTGTCTGCGCCCACTGTGGGTCTTTCGACGCGAGGAAGGGCAGGGCGCCCGCTTCTGCCCCCAGGGCATTGAAGCCGGTGTCGAGCCGCGACAATTGGGTCAGGCTGACGATGGTGGCCGGGATGTTGGCTGCAAGCTGGTTGGCCTGCAGGTACAGGTTCTGCAGTTGAGTGAGTTGGCCGATTTGGGGCGGCAGCGCCCCCTCAAGGCGGTTGGCTGACAGCGCGAGGTTGTGCAGGGCCGTGAGATTGCCGATCTGACTGGGAATGGAACCTGAGATGTGATTGGAGCCAAGATAAAGATTCTGAAGCGCGGCCAGGTTGCCCAGTTCGGGCGGAAGCGAGCCGCCCAGGTCATTATTGGTGGCGGACAAGGTGCGCAGCAGGGGCAGGTTGCCAATGGACGGTGGAATGGCGCCGGTCAAATCGTTGTTGAAGATTTCGATGGTGTCCAGCTCAGACATGTTGCCCAGGCTGATCGGCAGCGTCCCGGTGAGCTGATTGCTGTTGAGCAGGAGTGAATGCAGGTGAGTGAGATTGCTCAACTCGGCCGGAACGTCGCCCACAAATTGGTTGATGCCGAGGCTGAGGACTTCCAGCAGGGTCAGGTTGCCCAGGGCGGTGGGCAGGGCGCCGGTCATCTGGTTGTGGCCGAGGTCCAGGGTGCGCAGGTTGGTCAGGTTGCCGATGGAGACCGGGATGGCGCCTTGAATCAGGTTGGACGAAAGGTCGAACAGCCTGAGCGAGGTCAACTGACCGATGGTGGACGGCAGCGTGCCGCTGATGCGGTTGCTGCTCAGGTCCAGGTTTTGTAGATCAACCAGGTTGCCGATTGTTGGCGTAA
This genomic interval carries:
- a CDS encoding fibronectin type III domain-containing protein, producing MTNQRRILARFAQASLLTSLLILGLFFLLKPGSAAATAAPAAFCDTVTGIPLTECEALTALYNSTDGPNWFDNFGWLTSTAPCDDWTGILCSGGHVIVVSLGFNGLHGALPAELGNLPYLVELDLSFNNLGGALPDQLWNLTELQNLYLGRSSSGGLTGTITPTIGNLVDLQNLDLSSNRISGTLPSTIGQLTSLRLFDLSSNLIQGAIPVSIGNLTNLRTLDLGHNQMTGALPTALGNLTLLEVLSLGINQFVGDVPAELSNLTHLHSLLLNSNQLTGTLPISLGNMSELDTIEIFNNDLTGAIPPSIGNLPLLRTLSATNNDLGGSLPPELGNLAALQNLYLGSNHISGSIPSQIGNLTALHNLALSANRLEGALPPQIGQLTQLQNLYLQANQLAANIPATIVSLTQLSRLDTGFNALGAEAGALPFLASKDPQWAQTQTVSPTNVQLTQPLSTSAIMTWTPILYQGDGGFYEVSYGLLISGAYPMTATTSDKTIGALTVTDLTPGAAYCFRVRTFTPAHAAQQNAIWSAYTAPLCPGCGDFNGNGVIDLADIIAISERWLQTSSDPGWDGRFDLDGSGVIDMIDIMRVNANWDYHC